Proteins from one Drosophila gunungcola strain Sukarami chromosome 3R, Dgunungcola_SK_2, whole genome shotgun sequence genomic window:
- the LOC128266268 gene encoding probable cytochrome P450 6d5, producing the protein MIGIYLLISAVTLLFVYLKWTFSYWDRKGFPSTGVSIPFGALESVTKGKRSFGLAIHDLYQSTREPVVGMYLTVRPALLVRDAQLAHDVLVKDFASFHDRGVYVDEKNDPMSANLFAMEGASWRALRNKLTPSFTSGKLKAMFETSNSVGDKLIANIKAQLPETGIKELDIKSLTSTYAIDIIASTIFGLDVDSFADPNNEFFAISKKLNRNTFQDIVRGATSFLYPGLEKFFVKIGWKQEAFERMRELSNRTVDLREKNNLVRRDLLQLLLQLRNQGKINTDDSVWSAESTKNGVKSMSKDLVAGQLLLFYAAGFETTASTTSFTLYELTQNPEVMAKAKEDVRSAIEKNGGTLNYDAISDMKYLEACVLETARKYPALPLLNRICTQDYPVPDSKLVIKKGTQIIISLLGLHHDEDNFPDPLSYQPERYLEDNKNYNQAAYLPFGEGPRMCIGARMGKVNVKIAIAKVLSNFDLEICKEKREIEFGIHGVTLMPKNGIPIRFSLKK; encoded by the exons atgATTGGAATATACCTATTGATCAGTGCGGTCACACTGCTATTTGTCTATTTGAAGTGGACATTTAGCTACTGGGATCGCAAGGGTTTTCCCTCCACCGGAGTCAGCATTCCTTTTGGTGCCCTGGAATCCGTGACGAAAGGAAAACGATCCTTTGGATTGGCCATACACGATTTGTACCAATCGACTAGGGAACCCGTAGTCGGAATGTATCTCACTGTAAGACCAGCTCTCCTGGTTAGAGATGCTCAATTGGCTCACGATGTGCTGGTGAAAGACTTTGCCAGTTTCCACGATCGTGGTGTTTATGTAGATGAAAAGAACGATCCCATGTCCGCCAATTTGTTTGCCATGGAAGGGGCTAGTTGGAGGGCCCTACGCAACAAGCTGACTCCGTCTTTTACCTCCGGAAAACTTAAGGCCATGTTCGAGACCTCCAATTCCGTTGGAGACAAGTTAATAGCCAACATAAAGGCACAACTACCTGAGACGGGCATCAAAGAGCTGGATATCAAGAGTCTAACGTCAAC CTATGCTATTGATATTATTGCATCGACTATTTTCGGCCTTGATGTTGATAGCTTTGCAGATCCTAACAATGAGTTCTTCGCTATTAGCAAGAAGCTCAATCGCAACACTTTTCAGGATATTGTTCGGGGCGCAACGTCATTCCTTTATCCGGG TTTGGAGAagttttttgtgaaaattggCTGGAAACAGGAGGCATTTGAACGAATGCGTGAACTATCCAATCGCACCGTCGACCTTAGGGAAAAGAACAACCTAGTGCGTAGGGATTTGTTGCAACTCCTTCTACAACTGCGCAACCAGGGAAAGATCAATACTGATGATTCCGTTTGGTCAGCGGAGAGTACTAAAAATGGCGTAAAATCTATGTCCAAGGACCTTGTTGCCGGACAGCTCTTACTCTTCTACGCAGCTGGTTTTGAAACGACGGCGTCCACAACGTCCTTCACTTTGTACGAGCTCACCCAAAATCCTGAGGTGATGGCGAAAGCAAAGGAGGATGTACGCAGTGCCATCGAAAAGAACGGTGGAACACTTAACTATGATGCCATTTCGGACATGAAGTACCTGGAGGCCTGTGTCTTGG AGACCGCTCGGAAATACCCCGCACTTCCACTGCTAAACAGAATCTGCACTCAGGATTATCCAGTGCCCGATAGCAAGCTGGTAATCAAGAAGGGAACACAAATTATAATCTCCCTTTTAGGACTGCATCACGATGAAGATAACTTCCCCGATCCGCTAAGCTATCAGCCAGAACGTTATCTGGAAGATAACAAAAACTACAACCAAGCGGCTTACTTGCCTTTTGGGGAGGGTCCAAGAATGTGCATCG GCGCCCGCATGGGAAAGGTCAATGTAAAGATAGCGATTGCCAAGGTTTTGTCAAATTTCGATCTGGAGATCTGCAAGGAAAAGCGTGAGATTGAATTTGGAATTCATGGAGTAACGCTGATGCCCAAGAATGGCATTCCCATTCGATTCTCCCTCAAAAAGTAG
- the LOC128266270 gene encoding LOW QUALITY PROTEIN: probable cytochrome P450 6d5 (The sequence of the model RefSeq protein was modified relative to this genomic sequence to represent the inferred CDS: inserted 2 bases in 1 codon) — MIGIYLLIGAVTLLYVYLKWTFSYWDRKGFPTTGVRVPFGAMESVTKGKRSFGMAIYDMYHSTKEPVVGIYLTLRPALLIRDAQLAHDVLVKDFASFHDRGVYVDEKNDPMSASLFAMEGASWRALRTKLTPSFTSGKLKAMFETSDSVGDKLIASMKAQLSETGSKELELKRLMATYAIDIIATTIFGLDIDSFADPNNEFQAISKKINRNNFKDIVRGAASFLYPGLEKFFVRIGWKQEANERMRELSNRTVDLREHNNIVRKDMLQLLLQLRNQGKXDDSVWTAESTKNGVKSMSKDLIAGQLFLFYIAGYETTASTAAFTLYELTQNAEVMEKAAEDVRSAIEKHGGKLTYDAISDMKYLEACILETARKYPALPLLNRVCTQDYPVPDSKLVIKKGTPVIISLIGMHRDAENFPEPLSYQPERYMDDNKNYNQAAYLPFGEGPRMCIGARMGKVNVKIAIAKVLSNFDLEIRKEKREIEFGVNGVPLMPKDGVPVRLSLKK, encoded by the exons ATGATTGGAATATATCTACTGATCGGTGCAGTCACATTGCTGTATGTATACCTGAAATGGACATTTAGCTACTGGGATCGCAAGGGTTTTCCCACTACCGGAGTGAGAGTTCCTTTCGGTGCCATGGAATCCGTGACAAAGGGAAAACGATCCTTCGGAATGGCCATCTACGATATGTACCATTCGACGAAGGAGCCGGTCGTTGGAATATATCTTACTTTGAGACCTGCTCTTCTGATTAGAGATGCTCAACTGGCTCACGATGTGCTGGTCAAAGACTTTGCCAGTTTCCACGACCGAGGGGTTTATGTCGATGAGAAGAACGATCCCATGTCAGCGAGTTTGTTCGCCATGGAAGGAGCAAGTTGGAGGGCACTACGCACTAAGCTGACACCATCTTTCACGTCCGGAAAACTAAAGGCCATGTTTGAGACCTCCGATTCTGTCGGAGACAAGTTAATAGCCAGTATGAAAGCACAATTGTCTGAGACAGGCAGTAAGGAGCTGGAACTTAAAAGGCTAATGGCAAC CTATGCCATCGATATTATTGCCACGACAATTTTTGGCCTTGACATTGACAGCTTTGCAGATCCAAACAATGAATTTCAGGCcataagtaaaaaaatcaatcGTAACAACTTTAAAGACATTGTTCGTGGAGCAGCTAGTTTTCTTTATCCCGG CCTCGAAAAGTTCTTCGTGCGAATTGGCTGGAAACAGGAGGCCAATGAAAGGATGCGAGAGCTGTCAAACCGAACCGTTGACCTAAGGGAGCATAACAATATAGTGCGTAAGGATATGCTGCAACTCTTGCTGCAATTACGCAATCAGGGAAA GGATGACTCAGTTTGGACAGCGGAGAGTACTAAAAATGGAGTGAAATCAATGTCCAAGGATTTGATTGCTGGTCagctatttcttttttacataGCGGGTTATGAGACCACAGCATCTACAGCAGCCTTCACTCTTTACGAGCTTACTCAAAATGCAGAGGTGATGGAGAAGGCGGCAGAGGATGTACGCAGTGCGATCGAAAAGCACGGCGGAAAATTAACCTACGATGCCATTTCGGACATGAAGTATTTGGAGGCTTGTATTCTGG AGACCGCTCGCAAATACCCAGCTCTTCCACTGCTAAACAGGGTCTGCACTCAGGATTATCCTGTGCCCGATAGCAAGCTGGTTATCAAAAAGGGAACACCCGTTATAATCTCACTCATTGGAATGCACCGGGATGCAGAGAACTTCCCCGAACCACTCAGCTATCAGCCAGAACGTTATATGGATGATAACAAAAACTACAACCAAGCGGCATATTTGCCTTTTGGCGAGGGACCCAGGATGTGCATCG GTGCCCGCATGGGAAAGGTGAATGTGAAGATAGCTATTGCCAAAGTTTTGTCGAATTTCGATCTGGAGATCCGCAAGGAAAAACGTGAAATTGAATTTGGAGTAAATGGAGTACCGCTAATGCCAAAGGACGGTGTTCCCGTGCGTCTTTCCCTCAAGAAGTAG